The following are from one region of the bacterium genome:
- a CDS encoding RNA polymerase sigma factor RpoD/SigA — protein MNGDNGKGGSVSERDQRPQAIGIYLREIGEIPLLSRADELKLARRCRRGDAGARNLLIRSNLRLVVKIARKYEKLGLPLLDLIQEGNRGLIRGVEKYDPRRGTKLSTYVAWWIKQAIMRAIANQGKLIRVPVYMMDKVNAFRRQVEALSQRLGRHPTREEIAEELGLTGEEIDYLNEVIRIPSSLDAAIDDDGGELSDLIENREASNPADELALILLREDTLALLDILDEREREIITARFGIGDEEVHTLESIGVLHGISRERVRQIINFALEKMRRYIEENGLDLSP, from the coding sequence ATGAACGGTGACAACGGAAAAGGCGGATCCGTTTCCGAACGGGACCAGCGCCCTCAGGCCATCGGGATCTACCTGCGGGAAATCGGAGAGATTCCGCTTTTGAGCCGGGCCGACGAACTGAAGCTGGCTCGGCGCTGCCGCCGCGGAGACGCCGGGGCCCGGAATCTTCTGATCCGTTCCAACCTGCGCCTGGTTGTCAAGATCGCCCGTAAATACGAAAAACTGGGACTGCCTCTTCTCGATCTGATCCAGGAGGGCAACCGCGGGCTGATCCGGGGGGTGGAAAAATACGACCCCCGGCGCGGTACCAAGCTCAGCACCTACGTGGCTTGGTGGATCAAGCAGGCGATCATGCGCGCCATCGCCAATCAAGGCAAATTGATCCGGGTGCCGGTTTACATGATGGATAAGGTCAACGCTTTCCGCCGCCAGGTCGAGGCCTTGAGCCAGCGCCTGGGACGGCACCCGACCCGGGAAGAAATCGCGGAGGAACTGGGGTTGACCGGGGAAGAAATCGATTATCTCAATGAGGTCATCCGTATTCCCAGCTCGCTGGACGCGGCCATCGACGATGACGGAGGAGAACTTTCCGATCTGATCGAAAACCGGGAGGCGTCCAATCCGGCGGACGAACTCGCGCTTATTCTTCTGCGGGAAGACACGCTGGCCCTTCTCGATATTCTCGACGAGCGGGAACGGGAGATCATCACCGCCCGCTTCGGAATCGGGGACGAGGAGGTCCACACCTTGGAATCGATCGGCGTTCTTCACGGCATCAGCCGGGAACGGGTGAGGCAGATCATCAATTTCGCCTTGGAAAAGATGAGGAGATACATCGAAGAAAACGGGTTGGACCTGTCTCCCTGA
- a CDS encoding adenine phosphoribosyltransferase gives MSVERIKEAVRDIPDFPEPGIIFKDITPVLADPVLFRETVDLMASPYGSAPPDLVVGIDARGFIFGAAMAYKLGAGFVPIRKEGKLPFRTRRVSYDLEYGTATVEIHEDAVRPGTRVLIVDDLLATGGTLDAAVELVRAHGGEIAGIAVLIELEFLKGRAKFPGLDVRALIRY, from the coding sequence ATGAGCGTAGAACGGATCAAAGAAGCCGTCCGGGATATTCCCGATTTTCCCGAGCCGGGGATAATTTTCAAGGACATCACCCCCGTTCTGGCCGATCCCGTCCTTTTTCGGGAAACGGTGGATCTGATGGCCTCCCCCTACGGGTCGGCGCCCCCCGACCTGGTCGTCGGTATCGACGCCCGGGGCTTCATCTTCGGGGCGGCCATGGCCTATAAGCTGGGGGCGGGGTTCGTTCCCATCCGCAAGGAAGGGAAGCTTCCGTTCCGAACCCGCCGGGTCAGTTACGATCTCGAATACGGCACCGCCACGGTGGAAATTCATGAGGACGCCGTCCGCCCGGGAACGCGGGTTTTGATCGTGGACGATCTGTTGGCTACGGGGGGCACCCTGGATGCGGCGGTTGAGTTGGTGCGGGCCCACGGGGGAGAAATCGCCGGCATCGCGGTGCTGATCGAACTGGAATTTCTGAAAGGTCGGGCCAAGTTCCCCGGATTGGATGTGCGGGCCTTGATCCGGTACTGA
- a CDS encoding phosphomannomutase/phosphoglucomutase: MSIFRAFDIRGRVPDEVDPEVAFRVGNALAAYLGGGGIAVGRDARKSSAELAAALHRGIQEAGADVIDIGMSSTPALYYAVASGGCSGGVEVTGGSSPSDINGFKLCREGAIPLVRETGLEEIQERVETGKPSAASERGSFLGRDISERYLGHLRGFIQCARPVRMVVDAGNGMGGVYWGALCSDLDCEIIGRRLEPAPDPVAWDRLCRSLGEEVRGAKADLGVALNADGVRAVFVDERGEIVPADYITALVAREALERWPGSAVVYDLRSSRVVRETVESEGGIPLEAPADAERLKRLMRGRGAVFGGDLDGRYFFRENYFLESALIALIKVLNLAGSLEAPISKLVEPLRKYSSAGRVSIEVADPDAVLEDLGGRFPDAEVYFLDGVSVVLPEWWANLRPVSGANRVEVTLEARSESWRERGWDRIREAMA; encoded by the coding sequence GTGAGTATTTTTCGGGCGTTCGATATCCGCGGCCGGGTTCCCGACGAGGTCGACCCGGAAGTCGCTTTCCGGGTGGGAAACGCATTGGCCGCGTACCTGGGGGGGGGCGGAATCGCGGTCGGTCGCGACGCCAGAAAAAGTTCGGCCGAACTGGCCGCCGCGCTCCACCGGGGGATACAGGAAGCGGGCGCCGATGTCATCGACATCGGCATGAGTTCCACTCCGGCCCTCTATTACGCCGTCGCTTCCGGCGGCTGTTCCGGGGGAGTGGAGGTGACGGGAGGGAGTTCCCCTTCCGACATCAACGGATTCAAGCTCTGCCGGGAAGGGGCGATCCCGCTCGTTCGGGAAACGGGCCTGGAGGAGATTCAGGAACGGGTCGAGACGGGGAAGCCGTCGGCCGCCTCCGAAAGAGGGAGCTTTCTGGGGCGAGACATCTCCGAGCGGTATCTCGGACATCTCCGGGGCTTCATCCAGTGCGCCCGGCCGGTGAGGATGGTGGTCGACGCCGGAAACGGGATGGGAGGCGTGTATTGGGGAGCGCTCTGCTCCGACCTCGATTGCGAGATCATCGGGCGCCGGCTTGAACCGGCTCCCGACCCCGTGGCCTGGGATCGGTTGTGCCGCAGCCTCGGCGAGGAGGTCAGGGGAGCGAAAGCGGACCTGGGGGTGGCGTTGAACGCCGACGGGGTTCGTGCCGTTTTCGTCGACGAGCGGGGCGAGATCGTCCCCGCCGATTACATCACCGCCCTGGTGGCCCGGGAAGCCCTGGAACGCTGGCCCGGTTCGGCGGTCGTCTACGACCTCCGGAGCAGCCGGGTGGTCAGGGAAACCGTCGAAAGCGAAGGGGGAATCCCGCTCGAGGCCCCGGCGGATGCGGAGCGCCTCAAGCGCCTGATGCGCGGCCGCGGGGCCGTTTTCGGCGGCGATCTCGACGGACGGTATTTCTTTCGGGAAAATTATTTTCTGGAGAGCGCGTTGATCGCCCTGATCAAGGTCCTCAACCTGGCCGGATCCCTGGAGGCCCCGATCTCAAAGTTGGTCGAGCCCTTGCGGAAGTACTCTTCCGCCGGTCGGGTTTCGATCGAAGTTGCGGACCCCGACGCCGTTCTGGAAGATCTGGGGGGCCGGTTCCCGGACGCGGAGGTTTATTTCCTCGACGGCGTCAGCGTGGTCCTGCCCGAATGGTGGGCCAATCTTCGCCCCGTCTCCGGCGCGAACCGGGTGGAAGTAACGCTTGAAGCTCGCTCCGAATCCTGGCGCGAACGGGGTTGGGACCGGATCCGGGAGGCGATGGCATGA
- a CDS encoding undecaprenyl-diphosphate phosphatase — protein MTVWDGVILGIVQGITEFLPVSSSGHLVLGCGFLGLGCGSLNFDVVVHIGSLAAVLLVYRRLLGRLLLSAFRGRIRLHRGRVRFANPDTRLLLLLLLATVPAALAGAAFGDTVETAFGSRRLVGGMLLITGSVLFATRYAAAENRPLNWWRSLAIGFAQALALLPGISRSGSTISAGIFTGVKREDAADFSFLLSVPVILGAGLFKLKDYSPAEPGEAGLPVLLAGALAAGVSGYIAIRFLLRVIRRGRLHWFAWYCWGVGLLVIALPG, from the coding sequence ATGACGGTCTGGGACGGCGTCATCCTCGGAATCGTGCAGGGGATAACCGAATTCCTTCCGGTCTCCAGTTCCGGACACCTGGTCCTGGGCTGCGGTTTCCTGGGGTTGGGGTGCGGGAGCCTTAATTTCGACGTGGTGGTCCACATCGGAAGCTTGGCCGCGGTGCTTCTGGTCTACCGCCGGCTGCTCGGGCGTCTGCTGCTCTCCGCGTTCCGTGGTCGTATCCGCCTTCATCGGGGCCGGGTGCGTTTCGCCAACCCCGACACCCGTCTGCTTCTGCTTTTGCTTCTGGCCACGGTGCCGGCGGCCCTGGCGGGCGCGGCGTTCGGAGACACGGTAGAGACCGCGTTCGGGAGCCGGCGCTTGGTCGGGGGCATGCTTCTGATTACGGGTTCGGTTCTGTTCGCGACCCGGTACGCCGCCGCCGAGAACCGCCCCCTCAACTGGTGGCGGTCGCTGGCGATCGGTTTCGCCCAGGCTCTGGCCCTGCTCCCGGGAATATCGCGTTCGGGAAGCACGATTTCGGCCGGAATCTTTACCGGCGTCAAGCGTGAGGACGCCGCCGATTTCTCCTTCCTTCTCTCCGTCCCCGTCATTCTCGGAGCGGGTTTGTTCAAGCTCAAGGATTATTCGCCTGCCGAACCGGGGGAGGCCGGCCTCCCGGTGCTTCTGGCCGGTGCGCTGGCCGCGGGAGTTTCCGGATATATCGCCATCCGTTTCCTCCTCCGCGTGATCAGGCGGGGCCGGCTGCATTGGTTCGCCTGGTACTGCTGGGGAGTGGGTCTGCTGGTGATCGCCCTGCCGGGGTAG
- the iorA gene encoding indolepyruvate ferredoxin oxidoreductase subunit alpha, translating to MDVELLSGNAAFARGAWEAGVTVATAYPGTPSTEILEHAAEYKRDIYCEWSPNEKVAFEVAAAASLAGARALTAMKHVGLNVAADPLMTMSYVGAVGGFVVCVADDPGMYSSQNGQDTRHYARFAKIPMLEPSDSAEARDYVATALDLSEEFSTPVLLRSTTCLSHSRTPVEPGPRREPSRRIGFVKDPPRFVPVPAWARNMRVEVEARFEELARAAQASPLNRIETRDTSLGIITGSVPYQFVREVWPEASVLKLGFPYPFPDELIRGFASRVDRILVVEELDPFLEEHVRSLGIPCRGKDVVPVFGELNPTVLRESRRRLEKRPVPPSAPRNPQFELPGRPPVLCAGCSHRGIFAALGKLDVVVTGDIGCYALGALPPLDRMDTILCMGAGVSMAHGLDKAGEPRKVVGIVGDSTFFHSGITGLLDIAYNRGAATIIVLDNRTTAMTGHQENPGTGRTLMGEETPPASIAGIGKACGIERVFEVDPYRLEETVRVLEREIASPEPSLIVSRGPCVLRERVPLGPVLKISEHLCRECKRCLKLGCPAIEYTGGPPEINRHLCNGCGLCPQVCPFGAIGPEENPA from the coding sequence GTGGACGTCGAACTTCTTTCCGGCAACGCCGCCTTCGCCCGGGGGGCTTGGGAGGCCGGCGTGACGGTGGCGACCGCGTACCCGGGGACCCCTTCCACGGAGATCCTCGAGCACGCGGCCGAGTACAAGAGGGATATCTACTGCGAGTGGTCGCCCAATGAAAAGGTGGCGTTCGAAGTAGCCGCCGCCGCTTCGCTGGCCGGCGCCCGGGCGCTGACGGCCATGAAACATGTGGGCCTCAACGTCGCGGCCGATCCCCTGATGACCATGAGCTATGTAGGCGCGGTCGGTGGTTTCGTCGTCTGCGTGGCCGACGATCCCGGAATGTACTCTTCCCAGAACGGCCAGGATACCCGCCACTACGCCCGCTTCGCCAAAATTCCCATGCTGGAGCCCTCGGACAGCGCCGAAGCCAGGGATTACGTCGCGACCGCCCTGGATCTTTCGGAGGAGTTCTCCACGCCCGTGCTGTTGCGCTCGACCACGTGTCTCAGCCATTCCCGCACTCCGGTCGAACCCGGCCCTCGCCGGGAGCCTTCGCGGAGAATCGGTTTCGTCAAGGACCCGCCCCGTTTCGTTCCCGTTCCCGCCTGGGCCCGGAACATGAGGGTCGAAGTCGAGGCCCGGTTCGAGGAGTTGGCCAGGGCGGCGCAGGCCTCCCCCCTCAACCGGATCGAAACCCGGGACACCTCCCTGGGCATCATCACCGGTTCGGTTCCCTACCAGTTCGTGCGCGAGGTCTGGCCCGAAGCATCGGTGCTCAAGCTCGGTTTTCCCTATCCTTTTCCGGATGAACTTATCCGCGGATTCGCTTCCCGGGTGGATCGGATTCTGGTCGTCGAGGAACTGGATCCGTTTCTGGAGGAACATGTGCGTTCCCTGGGAATCCCCTGTCGGGGAAAGGACGTGGTTCCGGTATTCGGCGAACTCAACCCCACCGTACTTCGGGAGTCGCGCCGCCGTTTGGAAAAGAGGCCGGTCCCGCCGTCGGCGCCCCGCAACCCCCAGTTCGAACTTCCCGGGCGTCCCCCCGTTCTCTGCGCCGGATGCTCGCACCGGGGCATTTTCGCCGCCCTGGGGAAGCTCGACGTCGTGGTTACCGGGGACATCGGGTGTTACGCCCTGGGCGCTTTGCCGCCCCTCGACCGGATGGACACCATCCTCTGCATGGGAGCGGGGGTTTCCATGGCCCACGGCCTGGACAAGGCCGGAGAGCCCCGCAAGGTGGTAGGGATCGTCGGGGATTCCACGTTCTTTCATTCCGGCATTACCGGTCTTCTGGATATCGCCTATAACCGGGGCGCGGCCACCATCATCGTTCTCGACAACCGGACCACGGCCATGACCGGCCACCAGGAGAACCCCGGGACCGGCAGAACCCTGATGGGGGAGGAGACGCCCCCGGCCTCGATCGCCGGCATCGGCAAAGCCTGCGGGATCGAGCGGGTGTTCGAAGTGGATCCCTACCGTCTGGAGGAGACCGTCCGGGTATTGGAGAGGGAAATAGCCTCTCCCGAGCCTTCGCTTATCGTCTCCCGCGGTCCCTGCGTCCTCCGGGAGCGCGTTCCCCTGGGGCCGGTGCTCAAGATATCGGAGCACCTGTGCCGGGAGTGCAAGCGCTGCCTGAAACTGGGCTGTCCGGCGATCGAATACACCGGGGGCCCTCCCGAGATCAACCGCCACCTCTGCAACGGCTGCGGTCTCTGCCCCCAGGTCTGCCCGTTCGGAGCCATCGGCCCGGAGGAGAACCCGGCATGA
- a CDS encoding indolepyruvate oxidoreductase subunit beta, with protein MNGEETVSVVLVGVGGQGILLASEIAARAALNAGFLVKTNEVHGMAQRGGSVIAQVRYGREVFSPLIEEGTARVLGSLERIEGLRYRRYLSPDGLAVVNSRAMVPVTVSMGAGVYPPEAEALNRMSFPRLIYFDASAIAEELGNIRTANVVLLGALSTGLDLPSAVWLDAVDAVVKPRHREINRRAFTAGRSLAE; from the coding sequence ATGAACGGGGAAGAAACGGTCAGCGTGGTCTTGGTCGGGGTAGGCGGGCAGGGAATATTGCTGGCCAGCGAGATCGCGGCCCGGGCGGCCTTGAACGCGGGGTTCCTGGTCAAGACCAACGAAGTTCACGGGATGGCCCAGCGGGGAGGATCGGTCATAGCCCAGGTCCGTTACGGCCGGGAGGTCTTCAGCCCCCTGATCGAGGAAGGAACGGCCCGGGTACTCGGATCCCTGGAGCGGATCGAAGGGTTGCGCTACCGCCGCTATCTCTCTCCGGACGGGTTGGCCGTCGTCAACAGCAGGGCGATGGTTCCGGTCACGGTTTCGATGGGGGCCGGCGTCTATCCGCCCGAAGCCGAAGCCCTCAACCGGATGAGTTTTCCCCGCTTGATCTACTTCGACGCCTCCGCGATAGCCGAGGAATTGGGGAACATCAGGACCGCCAACGTCGTTCTTCTGGGAGCGCTCTCCACCGGTTTGGATCTTCCCTCCGCCGTCTGGCTGGATGCCGTCGACGCCGTGGTCAAACCCCGCCACCGCGAGATCAACCGCCGGGCCTTCACCGCGGGCAGAAGCCTCGCGGAATGA
- a CDS encoding SDR family oxidoreductase: MNPPAPPRVLVTGSAGFLGWHLARLLAARGGEVLGTVYRRRPAEAPFPVRLLDIRARQAVASVIGDFRPRFVVHAAAVISPAVCSADPVLARAVNAEGTEFVATAARAAGAVTIFTSTDRVFDGERGRYREEDVPRPLGPYGKSKLDGEEAVRAADPGNIVVRLPLMYGMPSPCHAPFTGWMLESFRGGGTMDLFLDQYRTPALVDDVAEAVARIVERPPSGGIYHLGGPERVNRAEFGYAMADICGLDPGKIRPCLMSEKPGIPPTPRDASLDSSRAAGFLGFRFRGIRDGLTVLAAAGVGASAPVN; this comes from the coding sequence ATGAACCCGCCGGCGCCGCCGCGGGTTCTCGTGACCGGTTCCGCCGGTTTTTTGGGATGGCACCTTGCCCGACTCCTGGCCGCCCGCGGGGGGGAGGTGCTGGGCACCGTCTATCGCCGCCGCCCGGCCGAGGCGCCGTTCCCCGTCAGGCTTCTCGACATCCGGGCCCGCCAAGCCGTCGCCTCCGTGATCGGGGATTTCCGGCCCCGGTTCGTGGTTCACGCCGCCGCGGTGATATCTCCGGCGGTCTGCAGCGCCGATCCCGTCCTGGCCCGCGCGGTCAACGCCGAGGGCACTGAGTTCGTGGCCACGGCCGCCCGCGCCGCGGGGGCCGTTACGATTTTCACTTCCACCGATAGGGTCTTCGACGGCGAGCGCGGCCGTTACCGGGAGGAGGACGTTCCCCGGCCCCTCGGACCCTACGGGAAAAGCAAGCTCGACGGCGAGGAGGCGGTCAGGGCGGCCGATCCCGGCAACATCGTGGTGCGTCTTCCCCTCATGTACGGGATGCCCAGCCCCTGTCACGCGCCTTTCACGGGGTGGATGCTGGAGTCTTTCCGCGGGGGGGGGACGATGGATCTTTTTCTCGACCAGTACCGGACCCCGGCGCTGGTCGACGACGTCGCCGAGGCCGTCGCCCGCATCGTCGAACGGCCCCCGTCCGGCGGCATTTACCATCTGGGAGGACCGGAGCGGGTCAACCGGGCCGAGTTCGGTTACGCCATGGCCGATATCTGCGGCTTGGACCCCGGGAAGATCCGGCCCTGCCTGATGTCGGAAAAGCCGGGCATTCCCCCCACTCCCCGCGACGCCTCCCTGGACAGCTCGCGCGCCGCGGGTTTTCTCGGGTTCCGGTTCCGGGGTATCCGGGACGGCTTGACGGTTCTGGCCGCCGCCGGCGTTGGGGCTTCCGCCCCGGTCAATTGA
- a CDS encoding tetratricopeptide repeat protein: MLFLVVLLAVSYCVHFLGEESWNATSRFLLVYSLGEQGSFRIDSHHQATGDKIYFGGHYYTDKAPGLSAAAVAPFLLFKAAGVAAEKGMRYLLTLSTVGVPSALGAIVFYSLLGLLGWARGRFRVLLTAGWSLGTLAWPFSTVFYGHQPAAVLLLSSFFLLVRNRRRDSWFDAPAAGLLGGAAVLCEYPAALPVLILSAYSLAGRRPWRGLAGWLCGLALPLAALGWYNHHCFGSAWVNGYSYHVTYDHSAGLWGVGIPDLKALWGITFSSYRGVFFQNPFLVFLFPGAWFLLRDPASRLEAGFCVLLCLAQVAFNAGFAYWDGVGSAGARHLVAVLPFAALLVAGTRPSWRPAAALLIVVSIVFMAAMTVTEPRAEWKVSNPLFYFNFYLLGRGLISDNAGTWIGLPPFLSLLPLVAGIGVGLGFLLWRRGALRPTRLQLRNLTGTAVALIVWLATAGWAPASRRSCDMAESYFRYWRTRGNVPWTGVWNKFVAASELDPWYAPPLARLAEIAEAHGDFETALECRSRVLELRGDEEATAALADLYLKMGRPDAAGGLLEELVENNPASGSALRQLAWVRLETGRRQEALELLNRALLLRPGDQLLREGIENLERSAPAPGATAPPLEGPLDQHDPQAF; encoded by the coding sequence TTGTTGTTTCTCGTCGTCCTCCTGGCCGTCTCCTACTGCGTTCATTTTCTGGGAGAAGAATCCTGGAACGCCACCAGCAGATTTCTGCTGGTCTACTCCCTGGGCGAACAAGGATCGTTTCGGATCGATTCCCACCACCAGGCCACCGGCGATAAAATATATTTCGGGGGGCATTATTACACGGACAAGGCCCCCGGCCTCTCCGCCGCCGCCGTCGCTCCGTTTCTGCTCTTCAAAGCCGCCGGCGTCGCCGCGGAAAAGGGGATGCGGTACCTTCTCACCCTGTCGACGGTAGGCGTTCCTTCCGCCCTGGGCGCAATCGTCTTCTACAGCTTGTTGGGTCTGTTGGGCTGGGCCCGGGGACGGTTCCGGGTTCTGCTCACGGCCGGGTGGTCTCTGGGGACGCTGGCGTGGCCGTTCTCCACCGTTTTTTACGGGCATCAACCCGCCGCGGTCCTGCTGCTGAGCTCCTTTTTCCTGCTGGTCCGGAACCGTCGCCGGGACTCATGGTTCGACGCGCCGGCGGCGGGGCTGCTGGGCGGTGCCGCGGTTCTCTGCGAATATCCGGCGGCTCTTCCCGTCCTTATCCTCTCCGCCTACTCACTGGCCGGCCGCCGCCCCTGGCGGGGGTTGGCGGGTTGGCTCTGCGGGTTGGCGTTGCCCCTGGCGGCGCTGGGCTGGTACAACCACCACTGTTTCGGTTCGGCATGGGTCAACGGCTACAGCTACCACGTCACCTACGACCATTCGGCCGGGTTGTGGGGGGTGGGGATTCCGGACCTGAAAGCGCTGTGGGGCATTACCTTCAGCTCCTACCGGGGCGTTTTCTTTCAGAACCCGTTTCTGGTGTTTCTGTTCCCCGGGGCCTGGTTTCTGCTGCGCGACCCGGCCTCCCGCCTGGAGGCCGGGTTCTGCGTTCTCCTCTGCCTGGCGCAGGTCGCTTTCAACGCGGGTTTCGCTTACTGGGACGGAGTGGGAAGCGCGGGAGCCCGCCACCTGGTGGCCGTGCTCCCCTTCGCGGCGCTCCTGGTGGCGGGAACGCGCCCTTCCTGGCGCCCGGCGGCTGCCCTGCTGATCGTGGTCTCCATCGTCTTCATGGCGGCCATGACCGTGACCGAGCCCCGGGCGGAATGGAAAGTCTCCAACCCTCTTTTCTATTTCAACTTCTATCTGCTCGGCCGGGGTCTGATCTCCGACAACGCCGGGACCTGGATCGGGCTGCCCCCGTTCCTCTCGCTGCTTCCCCTTGTGGCCGGGATCGGGGTGGGGCTGGGATTCCTGCTGTGGCGCCGGGGCGCGTTGCGGCCGACCCGCCTTCAGCTCCGCAACCTGACGGGAACCGCGGTAGCTCTTATCGTCTGGCTGGCGACGGCGGGCTGGGCCCCGGCCTCGCGCCGCTCCTGCGACATGGCCGAAAGTTATTTCCGCTACTGGCGGACCCGGGGGAACGTTCCCTGGACCGGGGTTTGGAACAAATTCGTCGCCGCCAGCGAGCTCGACCCCTGGTACGCCCCCCCCCTGGCGAGGCTGGCCGAGATCGCCGAGGCCCACGGCGATTTCGAGACGGCTCTGGAATGCCGGTCCCGGGTCCTGGAGCTGCGCGGCGACGAGGAAGCGACCGCGGCTCTGGCCGATCTTTACCTGAAGATGGGGCGGCCCGATGCCGCCGGTGGGCTGCTGGAGGAGCTGGTAGAGAACAATCCCGCTTCCGGTTCGGCGCTGCGCCAGCTGGCCTGGGTCCGCCTGGAGACGGGCAGAAGACAGGAAGCGTTGGAACTTCTGAACCGGGCGCTGCTCCTTCGTCCCGGCGACCAGCTGCTTCGCGAAGGGATCGAGAACCTCGAGCGCTCCGCGCCGGCCCCGGGGGCGACGGCACCGCCGCTAGAGGGGCCGCTTGACCAGCATGATCCCCAGGCGTTCTGA
- a CDS encoding TIGR00153 family protein, whose product MSFFNRKEKEAEELFLKHCDKVMEALNHLHDLVAEYLKCDKEFKAESLKVHQSENEADIVKQEIECLLYEGAFLPINRGDYILLAEFIDRIANQCEQVANLVVLTRLVIPDFLNEDILALLEKGRLAVGSFRKAMEAVNGDVEALKATIQEVLVFEGEGDRIEWDTIKKIFKSDLDLARKLHLRELIMAIGEIADLAEDASERLGIMLVKRPL is encoded by the coding sequence TTGAGTTTTTTCAACCGCAAGGAAAAAGAAGCCGAGGAACTCTTTCTCAAGCATTGCGACAAGGTGATGGAGGCGCTCAACCACCTCCATGACCTGGTGGCCGAGTATCTGAAATGCGACAAGGAGTTCAAGGCCGAATCGCTCAAAGTCCATCAGAGCGAAAACGAAGCGGATATCGTCAAACAGGAGATCGAATGCCTTCTCTATGAAGGGGCTTTTCTTCCCATCAACCGGGGGGATTATATTCTCCTGGCCGAATTCATAGACCGGATCGCCAATCAATGCGAGCAGGTGGCCAACCTGGTGGTCCTCACCCGGCTCGTCATCCCGGATTTTCTCAACGAAGATATCCTCGCGCTCCTGGAGAAAGGGAGGCTGGCGGTGGGTTCGTTCCGAAAAGCCATGGAAGCGGTCAACGGGGACGTGGAGGCGCTCAAGGCGACCATTCAGGAAGTTCTGGTCTTCGAAGGCGAAGGCGACCGCATCGAATGGGACACGATCAAAAAGATCTTCAAGTCCGACCTGGACCTGGCCCGCAAGCTTCACCTGCGCGAATTGATCATGGCGATCGGTGAGATCGCCGATCTGGCCGAAGACGCCTCAGAACGCCTGGGGATCATGCTGGTCAAGCGGCCCCTCTAG
- a CDS encoding outer-membrane lipoprotein carrier protein LolA, translating into MRGSGLYCFLLCSCLVSPGYAGDAADRARPSGRELDVDRVIVKMEDVRSSLVSLATEVVKTVPSDPGRPAETFRLFFRSPDRLRVEVGGARPRKAVINGDRLWVFHPDLEIVEQTALPDERARRRALYELSWGLTGPVQSLVRGMNRELKEDADGSLTVRLTPDSDEVSLDWIEARVDPATWLVREMRIKQPGLPLVRLEVADWDRETDLSESVFALEVPAGWDVFEELEPGPNPGL; encoded by the coding sequence ATGAGGGGTAGCGGGTTGTACTGTTTCCTTCTCTGCTCCTGCCTGGTTTCCCCGGGTTACGCCGGCGACGCCGCCGACCGCGCCCGTCCTTCCGGGCGGGAGTTGGACGTCGACCGGGTGATCGTGAAAATGGAGGACGTGCGCTCCTCGCTGGTTTCCCTGGCGACCGAGGTGGTCAAGACGGTGCCGTCGGATCCGGGCCGTCCCGCGGAGACATTTCGGCTCTTCTTCCGGTCCCCCGACCGTCTCCGGGTCGAAGTGGGGGGAGCCCGGCCGAGAAAAGCCGTGATCAACGGCGACCGCCTCTGGGTTTTTCATCCCGATCTTGAGATCGTGGAACAGACGGCTCTTCCCGACGAACGCGCCCGCCGACGGGCCCTGTACGAACTGAGCTGGGGTCTGACGGGGCCGGTGCAGTCGCTGGTGCGGGGAATGAACCGGGAGTTGAAGGAGGATGCCGACGGCAGCCTGACGGTACGGCTCACCCCGGATTCCGACGAAGTGAGCCTGGACTGGATCGAAGCCCGGGTCGATCCCGCCACGTGGCTGGTGCGGGAGATGCGGATCAAGCAGCCCGGCCTCCCCCTCGTGCGCCTGGAAGTGGCTGACTGGGACCGGGAGACCGACCTTTCCGAAAGCGTCTTCGCCCTCGAGGTCCCCGCCGGTTGGGACGTCTTCGAGGAACTCGAACCAGGGCCCAACCCCGGATTGTAG